The sequence TCACATCAGCTACGCGCTGAGTTTGCTGTAGGGTAAGCAATCGTAAAGGAAAACGCGTCCATGCTGTTACACCTGCTGACTTACCTCGCAAGCGATCGTAAAAGCAGTGAAAGGTGATCACAGCTAAGTAAGCTTCTGTTTTCCCACCACCGGTTGGGAAATGAATAATGTCTACCATTTCTCGTTCGGCGATATCGGGGCTATCTGGATGACGTAGTGAAACAATCCCAGGAATCTGGCTCACGAGGAAAACGATTTGAAACAGCCGCCAACTCTCTTTGGGTGGATAGCTCCGGCGGAAGGTCTCGTTGGTTAATTTAAAAGCTAAGCGTACGTCCTCATCGTTGCGAATCAGCTCAATCCCCCGTTGGAATCGACGGATTTCATCCTCAAACTGATGCCGATCTCGGTTAAATTCGCCGCCGAATTGTGTCTGCCATTGAGGATAAGAAGCGATATAACCTTGCCATGCTTTATCCCATTCTTCTAGATAGTTTTCCATTGCCTCCAGGATAGTATCAAGGGTCGGGATTGGATCTTCCACTAAATCCGCAAATCGAGCGATAGGTTCTGTCCTTGTGACATAGCGCATTTGGCGATAAATAGGAGTATGCGTAGTTTCAAAAGTTGGGGGATCATCGTTCGTTTTCTCTACAGCACAGTTGAACCCGCGCCCCCAGAGATTTCGATTGTAGCGGAAACCCCGAGGGGCTAATTCCAATTCAAAAGGCAACACCCTCCCCTTATCAAAGCTGAAGATTGCTTTTGTATCGAAGAGAAAGGCCTCAATGTTAGGAGAGTTCACCTTGCAAGGAGAGACGTTAATGAACTCTAGTGACAATATGTTCTCACTTTGTCCATAGGCGTTGCTTTCTCGCAGTTCTGATCTCACCTCCCACTTCCACTCCGGCACGACATCTGTTTGCAACGTTTGAAGAAAAGCTCTGTAATCTTCTTCAGAATCCAAAGCGGCTTCGGGTACCTTAATCTGTTCATAGGGGGAACGAGACGTGCGGATGCGTTCATTGTCACTCATTGCCGCTTGTTGAGCTCGTTTCATCTCTTCATCTAGAGCAGCTTGCAAACTTGAATCATCCACTGACCACCTCCCATCGGGATGGCAGCACAAAGTGACAACGCCTTGTGCTCTGCAAGGGATTTTGCGAAAGCGGATAAATAGTCGATCTCTAGGTCTGCGGGCGCGACGCCGATCGAGCGTAGATTCAGCAACTTCAGGAGATTCGATCTCTGCAAGTTCTTCTTCCTGCTCATCCTCAAGCATCAATTTGTTCGTTGCTAGGTTAGCCCCTGCTTGATTTAGATTTTCAGAGATATTGACGCTGCTATTCGATTCCAGCATGCTCTGTCGTTGATGCTCAATCTGTTGTTCAAAAGTGGGGAAAACCCGATAGTAACAGGCCCACTGAAGTTCGATCGAAATATTGAGCTTACCAGCCTCAGGGCGTACACGAAATTCTGCTCCAAACGCCACAGGAGCAAGCTTGTTGATGAGTTCACGCAAATGAGATGGCTGATTAAACACTCTCTGAGGCTCATTTTGCTTAGGACGCAAACTGCCTATAAAATAGACATCATGAGGATAGTTATACAAGCATTCCTGCTCGCTTCGCCCCATAGCTCTTTCACACACTTGCTGGATGAGATATTCTGCAAGCCGCCATTCTTCCTGGGGAGTCCAATTCTTATCGGTCATCGGTATCACTCCTTTCTAATTTACCTAAACGATTTCTCAGGAATGGCCCTCGTTCTATAGTTAATGACTCCACCGTTAGTATCAATATTGAGTCTCGAAAATCGCGCAATGATAAATCCAGATCCTCATCGATGATCTCTTCTAGTATTCCTGAATCAATTCCAGCGGCTTGGTGTTCCAGCCATCGATTTAGACGATTTGCCACTCCTCGATGGAGTCCTGCCAGTCGGTGAGCAGCATAGTGGATACGTTGGTAATATTGACGTACGAAATTCATATCCAGTATTTCAGCAAGGCGATACAAATCTTTTGGATCTTGAGGACATAAGGTTCGTCCTTCCAACCACAAACGTAATGTAACCGGAGAAGTTAAACGGCTACCACGATTCCGCAGTTCCTTCAGTAAATCATTTAAAGAGCGTCTTTTGCTACGCCACCGCTGGTGGTAAGCCATAGCAAAATCGTCTTGCCAGCGTTGAATGAGCGCTAGGTGAATTTCGATAGCCGGGTGCCGATGAACCCGGGAAATGATCAAATCATATAAACTTTGTCGCCTCTGGTCATGAAGAAAGAACACACGGTCACCGCGGCGTAATGCGCGAACATAGCGTTCTTCAAGCCGATTACCGTCCGAACCATTGATAATGACGTTAATGGTATCGTCAGGGGCAAGAAGGGTTTTCCATCCTCCATCAAAATTCACAGCTACTGCTTCCTCTACCCACGGTTTCTCTTCAATGCCTTCCTCGGTGGATTCATGGTTTTCTCCACTAGCTAAGCTTCTTTGTACTAAGGAAGCTTCTTCGTCTTCATCAAGGTCCTTTACTCCTAAAAGATTTTCCAGTTCTTCAACTGGATCAGCTTGCAACCAAAGGGACTTGGATGTTCTTCCATGAGCATGGGATTTCTTTCCGCGTTTTTCTTCAGATGCGATTATATCATCAGAAGGAATCAATTTGACACATGGTGAAGATGTAGGAATTTTCATAGGTGGTGAACGCTTAGAGAGACAGACGAGGACTTTCACTTGGCCGCTTGAGTCTCCTGATAGCGCTTCATCCCACCGAGCTATCCGCTTATCCAAGATAGGCTCTTGATAAGGGTAAATCAATACGTCCATCTTGCGATGGCGTAGAAGAGAGACTATCTGAGCTGATTGATGTTGGCTTGGTATGCCGACAAATAGAGGACGTAAGGATAACTCAAGAGGAATTTGCTGTTCATCGCCCGCGCTTCTCGAGGTGCGTAAACCCGAAAGACTCATGAAACCCACACGTAGATCGCGCAAGTCATCTTCTGAAATGTTGTACCTAGCTAATAGTGCGAAGCTAAACAATTGTTTTCGAGCTGAACTTGGAAAGACAATCGCCCGAAACTCATCTTCCGGAACATCTGAGACGCATAATTCGGTTAGAGCTGACCAAAGCGGTGGTTCTCTACCTCGGAGGTAATCATAAGCGGAATCCAAGCAAACATCAACTTCTTCCAACTTGGAAGCCAAGTTAGAATTCACATGATAGATCGATTGGATGAAGCGCCTCATCATGGTACGTAGTTGTGAAATTCTTTTTAGGCCCAATGATATTTAGCTTCACTCTCATAGATGTCTAAGGGAACATGAAGACTTTCCAATGTTCTCAAGTAACTCCATCCAACGTAAAGTGCATCTCGAGCTAAACGCCCAACAGCTATGCGTGAGGTATCTACTAAGTTATAGTAGGCATTCTGCAGGTGAGAGAGAAAGTTTCCATCTTTGACCAATATTGGCTGAACACATACGCTTGTAGTATGGTTAAAAATTTGCTCTAGAATATTACTACCATCTGGAGGATCCAAGGACGATAAGAGTTGATCTTGTTGGATATATGGCCATCGGAAGACCAAAGCTCCGGTTCGAAGGAAATCTTCTATGCAAAGGGAAAGTGGATTTTGACACCAAGCAATTACGGGGAGATTATGATCTCGAGTGAATTCCAGTAGAGGAGGCAACCAGTGAAGCTTAGATTTTTCTCCGCAATCAATGGCTATCCAATCTGGTTGGTGCTGTTTAATCACAGAAATGGGATCAACAGGGGAATATACACAGATGACCGTTGGCAGATTAGTTTCCTCGTGGAGTTGCTGAGATGCTTGATAAGTACCAGAACGAGTTCTGTAAACTTGGGGAAATACAGAGGCTAGATTTATTCTCCCAGCTTTGGTCTGTACTAAATGTTGCCTTATGCCTACTGTTGAGCCAAAATAAAGCACAAGTCCCCTACCGAATGCGCCACATATATTGCGATCCCCACCGATAGTATCAAGGGCGTACATAAGTAAACCGGTGGCGAATAATAGTGGTGGACGATGAGGACTAGCATTTGGAAGAACAATTAATAAGCGTTCACGTCGGTGCAAGGTAGCGCAGATCAACCGGGCGCTCCGTTCGTCTATGATGTCAGGGCTTCCCAAACTTGGGTCGATGTTTAAACGCCCTTCTTGCCACAGCCTTTGGAAGAAAAGCTCATTACTACGAGGAAGAACAAAGAAAGCCTCATCTAACCATTGATAGAATTCTTGATTTGATCCGTTAGAGTTTGAGGATCGGCTCAACCAGCTCCCTCCCCGCAAAGAAGTTGAAAGTAAATGATCGTGACGATGCTATTTCTCTGAAGATCAGGATACAGTGCTCGTAGGTTGCTCTGAAGCTCGGATAAAGATGAGAAGCCGTCGTTTCTCGCATCTTCAGCAGTGAGCTTCGAAAACCGCTTACGGATGATTTTGATGACTCTTACCGGCAGGTATTCTTCTCCGCATTGGAATAGCAGTAGATCTGATTGAAGAAACTTACGCCCCTTCCGTATCGTCGTCCGCTTGTCGCCGCGACGGACTGCGGAAAAGAATTCGGGCAGCAAACGAAGAGTGGGAACACCATTGGCAGCAGGACCATCACGTAGTTGTGACACCCTCTTGGTGAATTCCTGCCCATCCCAAATTCGGTGTTCCCAAGCACTAGTCAACTGAAGCACAAGATCGGGTTTAAGCGAGGTAAGAAACATTTCGCAGTGAGGAGCAGCTACAATTAAAGTCGCGCCAAATTGACGTGCGGTATGCTGTAGTTTCTCTGCTACGACATTAGCCGTTACGGGATCAAGATTCGCACAGAATTCATCAATCAGCCAAACATTACAGCGGTCCGAAAGTAGCTTGGCAAGCATCGCTCGATATTGTTGTCCTTTACTAAGTTCTTCAAAGCGCTTCAGATAAATAAACGCATCCGATAATCCCACAAGCCCCATAAGGTACAAAGCGGAACGAACATCTCGCTTATCCATCACTTCTATTAAGGCTTTGCGAGAGCGAATGGGTTGAAAAATTCCTGGTCTATAATTCTTTGGAAGCTGCAATTCGCCTTCTATCCGGAAAGCTTTTTTTTCCGTTTCTTTCTTGGACAGCAATTCAAGCAATGTCGTCTTCCCCGAACCCGAAGGACCAATGATCAAAACGATGCTTCCAGGTTTAATTTTCATTGAGAGATTGCGGATAACTATAGTCTTGATCGCATCGGGAGAGATTCCAAAAGCCTGCTGGATAGCGTGAGTTTGACGCGTCCTTCGAACTTGCGATTCAAATGTCAACGTGATGTTCTTCAATAGTATTGGATTTGTCAGAGGGTCAAGTGAGATCGAAGGAGGTGTATGTCCATTGGAAGGGGCAATCTCCTTAGCCCGTTTTCG comes from Candidatus Poribacteria bacterium and encodes:
- a CDS encoding DrmE family protein encodes the protein MASKLEEVDVCLDSAYDYLRGREPPLWSALTELCVSDVPEDEFRAIVFPSSARKQLFSFALLARYNISEDDLRDLRVGFMSLSGLRTSRSAGDEQQIPLELSLRPLFVGIPSQHQSAQIVSLLRHRKMDVLIYPYQEPILDKRIARWDEALSGDSSGQVKVLVCLSKRSPPMKIPTSSPCVKLIPSDDIIASEEKRGKKSHAHGRTSKSLWLQADPVEELENLLGVKDLDEDEEASLVQRSLASGENHESTEEGIEEKPWVEEAVAVNFDGGWKTLLAPDDTINVIINGSDGNRLEERYVRALRRGDRVFFLHDQRRQSLYDLIISRVHRHPAIEIHLALIQRWQDDFAMAYHQRWRSKRRSLNDLLKELRNRGSRLTSPVTLRLWLEGRTLCPQDPKDLYRLAEILDMNFVRQYYQRIHYAAHRLAGLHRGVANRLNRWLEHQAAGIDSGILEEIIDEDLDLSLRDFRDSILILTVESLTIERGPFLRNRLGKLERSDTDDR
- a CDS encoding GNAT family N-acetyltransferase, producing MQSNESQNDCFAVVSVNWNGHVKRLRLYPKDLWLTVPRSACVTKGDRVRFRDGKASVICRNGQAQFLPPYAHPEKLQLGSTVVEVLIKEITEPEEYEAYQSLSNSHYRGKAIYGRTARLIVRSFHPLHPEVLGYIELATPFYMNKARAEILNTSFRLDGIAWKAWKKSTMRKYIHLIVRIARCVVYPEFRGLGLGQILVKHAAQFARERWQVSGWKPLFLEISADMLKYVPFVEKAGMVYIGETEGNLKRVHKDMAYLLSNAKRVKSGEIVSEESCGIVDQQVARLDRALRLMEQEGLSKEELVRRLQRLSRDNVLRDFAFFHEIVSLPKPTYMMGLTEETDNFVRKRAKEIAPSNGHTPPSISLDPLTNPILLKNITLTFESQVRRTRQTHAIQQAFGISPDAIKTIVIRNLSMKIKPGSIVLIIGPSGSGKTTLLELLSKKETEKKAFRIEGELQLPKNYRPGIFQPIRSRKALIEVMDKRDVRSALYLMGLVGLSDAFIYLKRFEELSKGQQYRAMLAKLLSDRCNVWLIDEFCANLDPVTANVVAEKLQHTARQFGATLIVAAPHCEMFLTSLKPDLVLQLTSAWEHRIWDGQEFTKRVSQLRDGPAANGVPTLRLLPEFFSAVRRGDKRTTIRKGRKFLQSDLLLFQCGEEYLPVRVIKIIRKRFSKLTAEDARNDGFSSLSELQSNLRALYPDLQRNSIVTIIYFQLLCGEGAG